The following proteins are encoded in a genomic region of Streptomyces sp. NBC_00078:
- a CDS encoding type II toxin-antitoxin system RelE/ParE family toxin, which yields MSAGASWSVVYSDTGRAALASATVEERAAILAFEKKLAERPHHLGELYPDRVGGLYTALLAVGERLAWTSVLYRIDEARREVLVVVIVSGP from the coding sequence GTGAGCGCCGGCGCCTCCTGGTCCGTCGTCTACAGCGACACCGGCCGGGCCGCCCTCGCCTCGGCCACCGTCGAGGAACGGGCCGCGATCCTGGCGTTCGAGAAGAAGCTCGCCGAGCGCCCGCACCACCTCGGCGAGCTCTACCCGGACCGTGTCGGCGGCCTGTACACCGCGCTACTCGCCGTAGGGGAGCGGCTCGCCTGGACGAGCGTTCTCTACCGGATCGACGAGGCCCGACGAGAGGTGCTCGTCGTCGTCATCGTCTCGGGCCCCTGA
- a CDS encoding DUF2786 domain-containing protein: MTERVSDMAQWGVVLLGNVVLLVIAAGIFKAWMRAEWGRAVTFLVFGCAWAAAVYLGPDFFLGHADEIDSATKKPADHKSDDDGFGFPLWLLFAVVGCAVSVGIAAVAAPIVSRRRRRKAAQRERVAATLDRRRAIEADHDEVREAYGRYAADVLAFLDRPALDDVTVPTTARFHHAMDAAEDARRGEDLAAYREAVSILKTAWRAADEHARKTGVRHLPKQERATISKARALLERALDGAGGEHERHAAYAKARELLDGILVIPRQAAAELESRHRLTLTKAES; the protein is encoded by the coding sequence ATGACCGAGCGCGTGTCCGATATGGCTCAGTGGGGCGTCGTCCTCCTGGGGAACGTCGTCCTCCTGGTGATCGCCGCCGGCATTTTCAAGGCGTGGATGCGCGCCGAGTGGGGGCGCGCGGTCACGTTCCTGGTGTTCGGATGCGCGTGGGCGGCGGCGGTCTACCTGGGGCCCGACTTCTTCCTCGGCCATGCCGACGAGATCGACTCGGCCACCAAAAAGCCCGCCGACCACAAGAGCGATGACGACGGTTTCGGGTTCCCGCTGTGGCTGCTGTTCGCCGTCGTGGGGTGCGCCGTCTCGGTCGGTATCGCCGCTGTGGCCGCGCCCATCGTCAGCCGCCGGCGGCGCCGAAAGGCCGCGCAACGCGAGCGAGTCGCCGCCACCCTCGACCGCCGCCGCGCCATTGAGGCCGACCACGACGAGGTTCGCGAGGCATACGGCCGGTACGCCGCCGACGTCCTGGCGTTCCTCGACCGCCCCGCCCTCGACGACGTCACAGTCCCGACCACCGCCCGGTTCCATCACGCCATGGACGCGGCCGAGGACGCCCGGCGCGGCGAGGATCTCGCCGCCTACCGGGAAGCCGTCAGCATCCTGAAAACCGCATGGCGGGCGGCCGACGAGCACGCCCGCAAGACCGGCGTCCGCCACCTGCCCAAGCAGGAGCGCGCCACCATCAGCAAGGCCCGCGCCCTCCTGGAGCGCGCCCTCGACGGCGCCGGCGGCGAACACGAGCGTCACGCCGCGTACGCCAAGGCCCGCGAGCTCCTCGACGGCATCCTCGTCATTCCCCGCCAGGCCGCCGCCGAGCTGGAGTCCCGCCACCGCCTCACCCTCACCAAGGCCGAGAGCTGA
- a CDS encoding helix-turn-helix domain-containing protein, which produces MSSSESTLRVTVAALMRACGENQTALARGLRITQGQLSRKQTGRAAYSLGDVDSLARHYGIPVPDLLAGPTHAVRKLPHVRLADVVGGSQEVFTV; this is translated from the coding sequence ATGAGTTCTAGCGAGTCCACGCTCCGTGTGACGGTCGCCGCCCTGATGCGGGCCTGCGGGGAGAACCAGACTGCTTTGGCTAGGGGTCTGCGGATCACTCAGGGACAGCTCAGCCGGAAGCAGACCGGCCGCGCCGCGTACAGCCTCGGGGACGTCGACTCGCTCGCGAGGCACTACGGCATCCCGGTTCCCGACCTCCTCGCCGGTCCGACGCACGCCGTGCGGAAGCTCCCGCACGTCAGGTTGGCGGACGTCGTCGGCGGCTCGCAGGAGGTTTTTACGGTCTAA